In one Komagataeibacter sp. FNDCR2 genomic region, the following are encoded:
- a CDS encoding SDR family NAD(P)-dependent oxidoreductase: protein MRARHVLVTGGSKDIGREIARKMTLSGDIVTVLGRSDALLEAAVNAGEAHHYVVADITCEKELDDAFHTAVAKAGAIDVLINNAGGSASARFADMTMDAFVQAFRLNVLGAARLCQLALPSMVERKDGRIVNVASTAALRGYTYVSPYVTAKHALLGLTRSLALEYARHDITVNAVCPGFTESDLVRDSVERIVKKSGRPADDIRTEFARFNPRGRLNSVEEVAVAVAFLCGREAGAINGIALPVAGGEVG, encoded by the coding sequence GGCCGTGAAATTGCCCGTAAAATGACGCTGAGCGGCGATATCGTGACCGTTCTCGGTCGCTCGGATGCGCTGCTTGAGGCAGCGGTCAACGCGGGGGAGGCGCATCATTATGTCGTTGCCGATATTACGTGCGAAAAGGAACTGGATGACGCCTTCCATACGGCCGTGGCGAAGGCGGGAGCGATTGATGTCCTGATCAACAACGCCGGTGGTTCAGCCAGCGCCCGTTTTGCCGACATGACCATGGACGCGTTTGTGCAGGCATTCCGGCTGAACGTGCTGGGGGCGGCACGGCTGTGCCAGTTGGCGTTGCCATCCATGGTGGAAAGAAAGGACGGGCGCATCGTCAATGTCGCCTCCACGGCGGCGCTGCGCGGGTATACTTACGTCTCCCCCTATGTCACCGCCAAGCACGCCCTGCTGGGCCTGACCCGCTCGCTTGCGCTTGAATATGCGCGTCATGACATAACCGTAAACGCTGTCTGCCCGGGCTTTACGGAAAGTGACCTGGTGCGTGACAGCGTGGAACGCATCGTTAAGAAAAGTGGTCGCCCGGCGGATGATATCCGCACCGAATTTGCCCGTTTCAACCCCCGTGGCCGCCTTAACAGCGTGGAGGAAGTGGCCGTGGCGGTTGCCTTCCTGTGCGGTCGGGAAGCCGGGGCCATCAACGGCATTGCACTGCCCGTTGCCGGGGGAGAGGTGGGGTAA